TTGGTGGGATACTTGCGTCTCAGAAAAAATAAGAAAAAACGCGGAAAGTCGTAAGGAAGATGAGGAGAAAAACAGATGGCATACACCGCGTGGAATTGCCCTCATCAATTATACTGATTTTGGTGATCTTACTTCAATAATAAATATAAATTGGAAATATTTTGAAAACCATTTACAATCAATAGATTGGGTTAAGCAAATTATTAAAACTCTTGAACGGTCACGTAACGTTATAATGCATAGTGGTGAACTTGATAACGACGATGTGGAACGAGTTGGGATCGCCATCCGCGATTGGATTAGACAGGTTGGAGGGTGATAACTGCTTCGCTAACCGCATTGGTCAAATTGAAAATTCACTATCAAAAGGGGTACAATATATTTTGCCTT
The Verrucomicrobiia bacterium DNA segment above includes these coding regions:
- a CDS encoding Swt1 family HEPN domain-containing protein, which gives rise to MMEKELYSFVFRGLLAEEALDRSGRLGHLTLGSNLDKEVIDRLPLASLDEDLVARARRMATVYTAIAAFENTVRELVSKRLLEEVGVSWWDTCVSEKIRKNAESRKEDEEKNRWHTPRGIALINYTDFGDLTSIININWKYFENHLQSIDWVKQIIKTLERSRNVIMHSGELDNDDVERVGIAIRDWIRQVGG